The window CCGGGGCAGTACCGAGGATACCATTCCCTTGCGCAGCAGCGATCCCGGCAACCATCGTTCCATGACTAAAAAACACATCGACCGGCTCTCCAACATCGATTCGATCCCCGTCAATGAAGGCCACACTCTCGCGTTCGTTTAGAGTCCCGAGATCGGGATGTCCCGGTTGAATGCCGGTATCGATGATAGCAATCTTCGTACCCGACCCGGTTGCGATATCGTGGGCCTCCGGGATACCGATGTGTGGCTTCTCCCACTGAAAGTCCCATAACATCGGTAATGTCTCGCCCCAACTACCGCTTACTGATGATTCGAAATCAAGTTCAATACCGCTCGTGACAGTCTCCTGAAGCTCCATGGTGAAGTCTAAAGCGACGTCCTGAACGCCGTCGACATCTTCGAGCACATTTTGCTCGTCTTCGGGTCCGACCACGATTAATACTGTATCGCCTGCGAGCGAGTGGGTGACTTCGAAGTCTGCATTCTCGATTTGCCTCGCAATGCCGCGATTCGAGAGAACGATATACCGTTGCAATCCACTTTTGGCTTTAGCGATCCCTGCAAACGACACCCCTCCGCCAAGGAACATGCCGCCTGCTGCCGCTTTCAATACGTTTCTTCGCTTTACGTTTTGCCTGTATGTTCGTGTCATGGGTACTCCCCCCCCCCACGTTTGTAGAAGACAAGCCACCTATCAGGGGGTAGTAATTTCCCTTCTACTGATTGTGTGGGGTGGTACCAATACACGAATATATTCTATAGTTATTGTCTTGTTACCACAGTATTACAGATTCCAAACCATTTATCCGATTCAATGGTGCAACAGCTAAGGGCTATACTCATCACCATTCATAAGTGTTCTGACCAGTTTGACAAGAACCGATTGCAACATTCGCGCCCTGTATGCAGCAGGCCCTGACCAAACTTCCCCAGTGCTGTCAGAAAACTTGTGAGCGACTCAGAGGATATGCTGCATAGCGGTATAGTGACCAGTGCGACAGTTCAGGGAAGCGACTCATGCCGTTGACCAAAAACTAGTACGTCAGACGAGAGGGAGTTCCTTCCCACTCTATTCGTTTCGTTCTTCGACGGTTACGTAGCCGTCACCGCATACTGTGACTTCGTATCCATTGTATGAGAAGGTCACTTCTCCTTCCATTCGACTCTCCATTGACGTGGGGGCAAAGACTTGATCCAAGGCATCAGGGTCGATTACGTCGTACAACGGGGGAGAAAGTTCCAACGGGTCAACTCCTTCCGCTTCGGCCACTGCTTCAACTACCGACTGACTAGTACTGATCCGTGCTGTTTCAGTCTGTACTTGACTCATTAACCCTTGATAGTCTCCACCTCTTCTTAAATATGTTGGCGAACGGATAATTACCAGCGCGGCTTAAGTATAGCTGGGAATTATCCAGTATCATCCTCGCTCGTGTACTTCTTTCCAAAGTGGTTATACGGCTGGGTGCGGGTTTGCTTCATCAGCGTTGTGCGCCCTATGTCAACACCGATGGAGTTCAGTTCGATCAGTGCCTGTTTCACTTCCTCCCGATTGCGACCGACCAGTTCGATTAACACATTTCTATCGTTCGTCAACATCTCGTGGACAGTCACGACACCAGAAACGTGCATAACCTCGTCCACGATCTCCCCTTGCACTTCGAGTGGAACCGTCGCATCAAGGAGGAAATGATGATTCAACCCGGTCTTCTCGTAGTTGATGGTTGGGTAATACCCCGTAATGACGCCGCGCTCTTCGAGCTTGTTGATGCGGTTGCCGACCGTGCTGGAGGAAACGCCGATACTCTCACTAATGTCGGCTGTGGTGCTTGTTCGGGCGTTCTGCTGGAGGAGATACAGAATGCCCTTATCAACGTTGTCGAGTTCATCAGAAACCATCGCTCTACTGTACAAGCCGCACTCAGAAGTGGCTTTCCACAGTAAACACCACGCCGATAGTTTCGGTTGCCGGAGTGGGGTTCCCGTCTGTACTGAGCAGTATGTCTATTGTCTGTGCCGACTCGAACTGTCTGAATTTGGAAGTCACTCCGTGCCACATTCGCGCCCTGTTTGCAGCAGGCTCTGACCAAACCATCGAGAAGTCGTCAAAAGTGGCGTGCAACATGTGAACGCGCCCCGCGGTCAAGCCGCGGGGCTTCCTGCTTCCACGACGTGCTTTGCATCCACTCGCCCCGAATGACGAGTGAACGCAGGGAGCACAGTCTGCACAGGCGTTGATTCGGACCGTCCCGACCCTACATGAAGAGAATTGAGTCCTCTGTTGAGGATGTTCTTTGCCGCGTTCAAGTCGCGGTTCTCGGTGTGACCACACGACGGACACGAATGTTCGCGAACCCACAGCGGCTTGCTCGTTTCGACGCCACACTCGTTGCACTTTTTCGTCGTGCCGCGAGCATCGACCCGGACGACATGCGTTCCGTGCAAGTCGCCCTTGTATTCGAGCAGGTCGAGAAAGCGCGACCATGCCG of the Natronosalvus vescus genome contains:
- a CDS encoding HalOD1 output domain-containing protein codes for the protein MSQVQTETARISTSQSVVEAVAEAEGVDPLELSPPLYDVIDPDALDQVFAPTSMESRMEGEVTFSYNGYEVTVCGDGYVTVEERNE
- a CDS encoding Lrp/AsnC family transcriptional regulator; translation: MVSDELDNVDKGILYLLQQNARTSTTADISESIGVSSSTVGNRINKLEERGVITGYYPTINYEKTGLNHHFLLDATVPLEVQGEIVDEVMHVSGVVTVHEMLTNDRNVLIELVGRNREEVKQALIELNSIGVDIGRTTLMKQTRTQPYNHFGKKYTSEDDTG